The following nucleotide sequence is from Coffea eugenioides isolate CCC68of chromosome 10, Ceug_1.0, whole genome shotgun sequence.
cagTGATGGAACTACCCACTTTCGGCACACACGGACTTGTATCTCATGATCCGGCATGGTAAGTGAAGAGGCTAGCGCAGCTAATGCATCAGCTTGCTTATTTTCCCTTCTAGGAACATGCTTAATACTTGCACCTCCAAGCCGCCTCATTAGTTGCGTTGCATATTTGTGATACGGAATTAACTCGGACtttttgacttcataacttcCCAAGAGTTGGTTAACCACTAATTGAGAGTCACCATAGATTTGAATGTCCAACTGTTCCATATCAACAGCTATTTCAAGTCCGAGTATGAGAGCTTGGTACTCAGCGACATTGTTTGAACAATGATGACTTAGAGTAAAGGAATATAGCAATATCCCTCCATCAGGAGTCACGAATACAATCCCTGCTCCAGCTCCATGACGATGAGCCGCACCATCAAAATACATCTTCCATGGTGGACGAATCTCGATAAGGAGTACATCCTCATCCGGTAAGTCATCACTTAGTTCCCATTCAGCAGGTATCGGGTGATCAGCAAGAAAATCTGCCAGAACTTGTCCCTTCACAGCTTTTTGAGGcacataaataatttcaaactgtTGTAGTTGAAGATACCATCTAGCTAGACGGTCGGACAACACTGGTCTACTCATCACATATTTTATGGGATTCGCCCTGGAAATGAGCCTCACACTATGCGCTTGAAAGTAGTGCTTTAACTTCTGTATTGCAAAAATAAGGGCTAAGCACAACTTTTCAATTGGCGAGTAATTTAGTTCGTTGGGGGTCATCATTCTGCTTAAATAATAAAGGGCAACCtcctttccttcattattttcttgagCGAGCAATGCCCCCATCGATCGTTCTTGGGCGCAATATAAAGGAGTAAGGGCTTTCCATGAATAGGTGCAGCCAACACAGGTGCTTTCATAAGATAAGACTTAATGCTATTGAATGCATTACTACATGCCTCATCCCATTGAAATGGCACATCTTTCTTCATCAAGCGACTAAATGGCTGACACCTTCCTGCTAAATTTGAGATAAATCTCCGCAGATAAGCTAATCGCCCTTGAAGACTTTTCAATTCATGAATGTCACGAGGTTCAGGCATCCTCAATATAGCATCAATTTTGGCCTGATCAATTTCAATGCCTCGATGGCGaaccacaaaaccaagaaatttccccGACGTGACTCCAAATGCACACTTGAGAGGGTTCATTTTGAGTTGATACCTTCTCAACCGATCGAAAACTTGTCTCAAATCCTCCAAgtgattatttcttttctttgatttcacaaCTAAATCATCCACATAACACTCGATATTCTTATGAAGCATGTCGTCAAAGATACTTTGCATTGCTCTTTGATATGTGGCACCAGCATTTTTGAGACCAAAGGGCATCACTTTATAACAATAAATACCCTTAGGAGTACGAAATGCAGTGAGCTCCTCATCCTCCGGTGCCAATCGAATTTGATTATATCCAGAAGAGCCATCCATAAATGACAGAACTTCATGCCCAGTAGTTGCATCAATCATGAGTTCAGTGATTGGTAAAGGGAAGTCATCTTTGGGACAAGCATTGTTAACATCCCTGAAATCGACACAGATGCGGATTTGTCCATTCTTCTTTCGCACAGGCACGATACTCGAAATCCATGTGGGATATTTAACTTCACGAATAAACCCGGCTTCAATGAGTTTATTGACTTCAATTTCGATCAACGGAATCAAATCGGGTCTAAATCGCCGTTGTGCTTGCTTCACAGGTCGAACTCCCTTTTTAACAGCCAAATGGTGGACGGCCACTTTTGGGTTTAAACCCGGCATTTCTTTATAAGTCCATGCAAAAATATCTTGATACTCCCACAAGAGTTCAATATATGCCTTCTCTTCGTCAGGACTCAATGAAGCACTTacatatattggacgtgggtcCTCTGAAGTACCAAGATTGATCTCCTTTAGATCATCCACAGTGGCCTTAACACCTTCCTCCAATTCAGGTGGAGCGTCTtcagcatcttcttcttcttcaggcGAGTCACCGTCAATTAtggttatatgattgcatgaaGCAACACTCTCTTCATCATCCTCTTTTGGTCTTGTGTACACCACGGTATGCTCCCTGACCCTCAATTCAGTCCCACACTTTATTACAAGATCTGTGCATCTTCTCATTCTCGAAGGAATGATACTACCAAATTTATGAGAACCATTAGAAGGTTTTTCAAGATTTTGCAATGACTTTGCCATTTTTCCTTTACTCTTATGAGAGTTTTGAGGCTTTTGTCTTCTTTGTGGTCCTAATCTCTTAAAAACAGATACCCGTGGAGTTTTATTCTCCTTTTCGTGAAAAGCTTGAGATTTACCAACTATTTGAGAAGACTCATCCTCTATAGCAATATATTGGCTACTAACTCTATTGATCTTGATGCGGATTGGTGTAGGAGAGGAGTAGCCAAGGCCAAATTTGGGATTTTCAACGGCGTATCCTTTTTCCTTCAACATCTTTTGGGTAGGATTCAACCCATGAATCATGTCACTGGTAGATTGACGGGATGAAACATTTAACACCGCAGATTCTTTGAGATCGTATCCAGCCTTAGCGAGAAGCTTATAAGCGAtaggatcaaaaccttctttaGTTCTTGACTTTGGTATGGTGTCTTGTTCAACTTCAGATTCTTTGCTTAAAAAGTTAGACCTTTTAAGTTGAGAAGATGACGCCTTTTTTATATCAAGATGAGCTACCGGAAGAGTCAAATCTTTTAGAGTTTCATGCTGAATTGCAGGTGACTGTCCCTGTTCTATTCTTGATTTGGGAGGGCAGCGAAAGACAACTGATTCATTGTTTGGCAATGAAACATCAGTTTCTTCATGAATTTCCTCTTTTGATTTCGAAGTCATCACTTTCTCCCCTTTTGCATTTGGAGATTCGGGGTTCTGGATTTTATCCCCAAATAGAGGTTGTTCAGTTTTATCCTTCGCCATGTGccttttgatgtaaaatttggcATCGGCGATATATGCTTCCGCCTCAGTGAAAGGATTATCATCAGCTTTCACACTTCTTGCCACCCCATTTTGACAGTACTTGAAGCATTGATGAAGAGTTGAAGGTATAACTCCATTTTCATGAATCCAGGGCCTTCCCAACAATACATTGTATGTTGTTTTAGCATCTATCATATACAATAGTGCTCTGGACGTCATGTCATCAATGACTATCTCCAAATTTAGTGACCCAAGAGCTCTTTGCCCTCCTTGATTGAAGCCTTGAATCATCAGTCGGCtattggagagttcatcaaccGGGATACCAAGCTCCTTCAGAGTTTTTAAAGGGAGAATACTGACTGCGGAACCTCCATCTATCAACATTCTATTCACTTTTTGCTCTTTTGCATAACCAGTCACAAACAAAGGACGGTTATGCGGTGTTGACCCAAGCAACAAGTCTTCACTAGTAAAAGTGATACTTGTGACGTTCACCTCTTCATTGCTGGTAGACACACGACCTTCTTCATTGCCGGTGGACGCACAGGCCATCTCACAGAGAGATTCGCAAGTATTATCTTTTTGTTCCTCGATATGATCTACTTGCGTTGTGTGACTTGCAACCACATCAACATCAAAGAATTCCTTTGGCAAAAACTCTTTTAAAGTAATAGGAGTTCGCGACTTTTGCTTGAAGATTCGGCCTCCTTGAAGATTATGATAATCATTAGTTTTCTTTACGTCATTCTCTTTCCCCTTCCAAATCACCATACTTCTTGTTAAGACCTTGCTCGCCCTACTAGATGGACAAGACTTCCGCCTCCTTCTTCGCGTGACTAGAGTCCATCCTTCATCATCCACATCAGACTGTAGCGCCTTTTCATCTTCATATACATGTTCCTGAAGAGTTGAAGGAGCAccttcttgtttgatttctaTAGGATCAAGTGATCCAAATTGAATTATTGGCAATACAGGCGCCATGACCCTTTTATCCTCCATGGACTGCAGGGAACCAATGGACGTTTGATTCACACTCGCCTTGTCTTCCTCAAGGAGAATTTTTCCCTGTCTTGCCAACTCCATTACTTTATCTTTGAAGACAAAGCATTTTTGAATGGGATGCCCGACCAATCGGTGATACTTACAGTAATTTGGATCGTCAGTGTTCCTGGCCTCATCAGGTCGCTTCATCTCAGGAAGCGTGATCAAGTTTATACTTAACAGAACGTCAAACATACCAGGGACATCAGAATCAAGGAAAGGGTACTCCTTATCCTGCATCTCCTTGAGAGTTGGTTTCCTCTTTCCTTGTTCTTGATGTGCATTGATCTTGCTGTCTTCTCTCCTGACAGTTTTGGGAACAACCTTAAAGGGCGCTACACTTGTAGCCATTGCCtccttcttttcatttttaaatggtGGCTTGCCCTCTTTCCTCGCTTCTTGTCTCTCTTTAGCCTTGTAAGGGTCAGGAACTGGCGGTTCTTGTCCATCAAGATTAATCTCCAACTTATGGGCTTTTGTGGACAATTCATCAAATGTTTCTGGTTGTACACCTTGTAAGATGTATCTGAGTCCCCAGTGCATGCCTTGAATGCACATCTCGATCGCGGAAGATTCAGAAATTCGATCTTTGCAATTTAAGCTTAGATTCCTCCAACGGTCGATAAAATCAATGACAGGTTCACTTTTCCATTGACGTGTATTAGAGAGTTCAGTCATGCTGACAGTTCTCTTTGTGCTATAGAAGCGACCAAGGAATTCATGCTCTAGCTGTTCCCAACTGTCAATGGCTCCAGACTCCAGATCCGTGTACCAATCGAAGGCATTACCCTTCAGCGAGCGAACAAACTGCTTAACGAGCAAGTCACCATCAGTGCCCGCATTGTTACAAGTTTCCACGAAGTGTGCTATATGTTGCTTAGGGTTGTCCTTGCCatcaaattgttgaaattttggaggtTGATATCCTACAGGCATCTTCAAACCTTCCACTCTAGTGGTGTAAGGTTTAGTGTAACCGCTATATGATTTGGCGCTTCCACCAATCTTATCCTTGATTGTGCCTTCGATAAATTCCTTTAGATTGTCAACATGAATGGTGCCATCAGGGGAAATTGAAAATTCCTTCGCGGCTTGTGACTTCGCatcctctttttccttctccctTGATGACGAGTCCCCTtcatcttgcactttgaatttctgtTTGGACATGCTAAGGCTATTTTCGCCTATATTTTCCACCATATCCATTAATTTGACTATCTTGGCATCCTGACTTTGTGCATGCACTACTAGCCCTTCGACAATTTTGGCTAGATTCGAGATCTGGTCTTCCACAGTTGTGGTATTGGTCATCATGACGGGCATCACCACAGAGGCAGCCGAATCACTTGGGCTACCAATGGATTCATCATGGGCTCCTTTCTTGTTAGGAAGCATTTCGAGATTTGCTGCTTCAGTCACAACGTTCGCCTTAGCCTTCTCTGCTAACTCCTTGGCCTTACTCCTTGTCAGAGGTGCAGTATACTGCGTCCCTTGAGTGGTTGAGACATCAGCAACTAAGCCTTCAAGAGAAAAGTTCACCTTCTTGAACTCCATCGAATTTTGAAACTGGTAAgttgttggaagaaaagagatgaGAGGCAGAGATTGTCCCACTGGGCGTGCCAGAAATTtgtaagcacaaattttgttgcctaaaataaaagacaagaaaacttgcacaaatatcaaatttattaaatcaaataataagcgggttacaatctctgaaagttcttgaatcaaagaaattaatcccctgattcttttcttcgaaTAGCTTCAATTGAAGGGCCGAAAAGACTTGTTCTCCAATCGAAAGGGTGTTTCCTACAATTTCGGCGTAGaaaacgattgatttgatgatggcgtcaaacacttggaacttcgagtcttcaacaccgatagcaggaggatttgtttgacttgatttgggcttggatttgaggaagaaagctcttgagggaatttgacagagtttctccgAATGTTAGGGATTTTTCTATCTCTTTGCCTTGAGggaagacctctatttatagccaaaatatgtagGCTAGGTCTTCAAGAAAACCCTCAGAATCTTCCTGCATTTTGGATCACTTGTTACCCAAGAAATCCATTTAACTTGGGCTTAAATATTGGGCCAACCCAGATAGTCCATTGTGaattaataaatcaattaattcaCTCCAACTTAAATGGACATTACggatttaatttgatttaataacCCATATAATATTGGCCCGATTTGCCAGTCCAAAACATGATGgacttctataatttaatttaatttaatcaagatcgATTTAGTTTAAATAAATCTtgactaaaataaattaaataaattttctttgtctacacTCTTATATACCAAATAATTACAGAAAATGAATACACCAAATAATTCTCAGAATTTAGGCTTTAAAGTATTTCCCTCAAAAAAATATAGTACATGGAAAACCACAATCCTGATAACTTTTTGTTCTGGTGATGATAAGAAAtagtttttaaaaataataatttgcattaatttcttcaagaaaggAGTTGCACTATCGCACCAAAAGGTTAAAGTGACGGTTATAATAAGATTATCTATTGATTGAGAAAACAGGTTAACTTTGGGTTGTAGATTAATGGTTCTATAGTTCTGATTATGATGCTTTTATCGTAGGGCCCTGGAGGAGCAAAAATGGACGAAATTAAGAAATGCCAGCACCAATGAACACACTCAAGAAATTTTCGTTACATAAGTATAAAACTACTTGTGCCTCGACTAGTAGGGAATATTGAACAAACCTAAATTAAGATCTTTTCTTTGAagtcaattatactaataaatTGATTTTAATTACATTATCATCGCAACAAGAGTTAACAAAAAACAAATAACAATCAAACAGGGAGTTAAAGTTCACTTTATATTTCAGCatactattttcaattaatttgaGGCAGAAAAAGGTCGTGCCccggaaaataaagaaaatcatAAAAGAAATAGTAccaaaaaattgtgaaaaatggAAGCCCTAGGCTCTGAAGAAAGCACCTCAGTCCATTGTTTGCGCCTTTGCCCCAACCCTCCTCCCTCAACGCTGCATATATCATTGTAAAACGAAACATAAAAAATCACTTATAACTGAAGAAACATTAAttcaaatgataaaaaaaacacacagagaaagaaaacaaacaTGTCAACAGCCATGCGGTTGAACTTAATGTGGTAATTTACTGGACAGGGGCCGTCGTGTGAGTGATGTTGATTTCTGCAGAGAGAAGataaatttgataaaatttaaCAACTCAAATTTCGAAAATATTAACAATtattataacttatttatagaGCAAGACATGTTAATTGAAGAGTTGAAGTTACCAAAGTTAATATCACCCCCAAATTTAGGAGCGAAAGAGGAAGCAAATTTGTAGATACTAAAATTGAGCTTGACTGCACAATAGCTTGTTTGAAGTTAGTTTACTAATAAGGAAAACAAGTTTAAACAAGAGCAACACATTTTAATTGAAGAAGTTACCATATTTATATCACCTTCCAATTTAGGAGTGAAAGATACCAAACTTGGGGAGAATACCGTTGGCTATTTATAAGGTATGTTATAAATTATCAATTCCACAGGTTCtctagcttttttttttcttaatgcaacttgttaaaaattttgaaatttagagAGGTTCGTAACTTTCAATATTGCAAAAAATTGAATTGCCAAATCTAGAAATGAAAAATTATTATCCGCACTAGTAACTTCCCTGTTGAATTGTAATAAAACCATTCAGCAATGTAAAGAGATCTTTTAGCTAGGCAATTTCTTATTATCAAGTAAAAAAGTTTCAAACCATTTCCATGTAGTATACTCTACGGTTACAGATAGTACAATTATGGTATTGCACAAGTACAATATAGCCTCTTGATGTACATTAacagtgatagtgtatacactgttagtgtttaattttttttggcatcTTTTGTTAGTAATGAATGTTTGAAATATTAAAagatggattaatctttcctacactaacagtgtatatactgtcaattttgaatgaatgacaactatgcaaaatttgaatttgaaatccaacTTTTGCACATGTATCATAAATTTAACAATGATAGTGTGGACATtgttagtgtatataaaatCTACCTTTAAAAgataggattaatctttcctacacttttttttttttttttttttagataagAAATAGTTTTTGCATTACTAATActatactattttttttttatttttaacaatAACCTTTATTTATACCAAAAACAGGTACAAGAGATTTAGAGATTCCTAGCCCCTATTCAAGCACTAATCTAAAAGACGGGACTTGAGCGACGTCCATAGCAATGCACCCCCGAACCTCTCTTGGTAGGAGCTGCGGTGAATCAAAAACCTTACTCGGACAACCTTGCAAAGCAGCTAACCTATCTGCAACCCCATTTGCTTCCCGGAATATGTGCCTAAACGACACAGCAACCTGATCCAACAGGCGGCGAATCCGCCGTAGCACACTGCAATATAACCAACCTCCCAGTACCGATGATTTAACTAAGGACACAAGCACCGCCGAGTCCACCTCCACTAGAACCCCTCATAATCCCCTGATCGCACACATTAACAGCCCCTCTAATACGGCCAAAGCCTCAGCATGCAGCACTCCTTTGTCCCCAAACTCCTTATAGAATGCAAAGATAACTCTACCATGTGAGTCCCGTAACACTCCTCCTCCACTAGCCTTCCCATTGACCACACTCGCATCCGTGTTTAGCTTGTATTGCCGGGCCGGAGGCATTGCCCAGGTTACCACCACCGGTCGCCGTTTACGGGCTGTACCTGATGCTAACCGTGCCCACTCGCAATCCTGGTCACCCCGAAACTGTACCTTATCCAGCCTATTTGCTCTGCCCAGGTCGTGCAAGAAGTTGCCAACCTCCACGATGACCCCCCTTGCTGAAAAAACCTGGCCTTCGAACCGTGCCTTATTTCGTCCCCGCCATATGAAccaaatctttcctacacttgATAAATGACAACGATGCAAAGTTTGCAAGGGAAGCTCGTGGGGCAATTCGTCTAGACAAGTTAGGTTTGCCTTTAGTTCGGAAAATTAGACGTCTGTAAGAGGAATATATTGTATATCTCTTccattaataaaataaaaaagacattttcctaaataaaaaaaatgatgcaaagtttgaacttgaaattcaattttcgCACATGTTATGGATCCAATGGTGATAGTATAtgcactgtcagtgtatataagatttattctaaAAATATCCCGTTTTATAGGTACTAGTTATTGAACTACTAAAATCAATGACTTAAAATATATTATCCCGTGTAGTACGTTGCATGTTAAGTGCTAGTACTCTTGTGCTATTTGAAAATACAAACGGGTCTAAAAAAATTACTgcacaaaaattcttaaaaaattattttttgagaaTTATCATTTCGTAGAAAAGAAGAATAACTAAAAAAATCACGTCAACATTACATCTATAGTAGCGAACCTAATTAAACATTTCACTTGTAGTATTGATCATGAGTTTTCATGAATCTAATATGTCGTAGATGCAGAAAAAATGCCACTCAAATTGTTAATAAAAATAATGTTGTTGTAAAATTTGCCTATAAATTGATAGTATACATAAAAAACCTAGATTACCCATTGCCTAAACATCCCCCGCCCCCGCCGCACCCTGCTCAAGGGAAAAGAGTTTAGGGCAAAAAACCGCGGTGGTTCTCAAACTTTCTACTTTGCGCACTTTTAGTCCTCCAACTAATAAGTACGTAAATGTAGTCCTCTAATTAATAAAAATGTGTAGTTGTAGTCCTTCCGTCCAATTTGACTGTTAAGACAGACGGGAAACACATCACACATAgctcacatgacatttattttTGGGATAATTACAAAAAACTCCCTAGAGgtttctaaaaatttcactCAGCTCCCTTGATGTTTGGAAAATTACACCTACTtcccttgatttgatagttttagtaacaaaatcttaaaataatattgatttggtcaaatttttaaatgaatttccaaaaatacccttgtgcaatgagttttaatttacttccctatacaattataagattatctagtataattataataaaagtGTGCCAAATTTTTCATATTCGTACCTACTATTGATAAAtggcaataataataattttatcattatgataggatacttttgatggtattttattatggatttaaatttataagatagaaaagaaaatgttgaaataattcatttagtgcttatgaatttttcaaatagttggattatcataatttaataGTGATTTTGGaccattttcttttgatttattgttaattttaataccaaaaaatagaaaataaagatcagcaaaaacattggattgcatataaagttaactcatcaaaaaaatcactaattGGACATTTGATTGCAATAGAAACTAGAGATAATAGTGATAGTTTTACagttttattggcaaaaaattttaaaaaaaggaataagaaggaaaaataatgaaaaataattttaaaagtcattctaaatataagcataccaaacaaggaaatttcattaaatattcAAGGGTAGTATTATCATTTTAAACAATAAgagaggtatgtgtaatttttaaaacatcaagggagctaaatgaaattgttaaaaacctcaatggaggtttctaaaattatccttttattttttgtatcatTTTTGTATCTTCCTGTCTATCTTAACAGTCAAATTAGATGGAAGGACTATGACTACAcatttttattaattgaaggACTACATTTACGCACTTATTAGTTGGAGGACTAAAAGTGTGCAAAGTTGAAAGTTTGAGAACCACCGCGGTTTTCTGCCCAAGAGTTTataatgaataaaaaatatataattaataaaaaatgcAATTAGTAATTTAATATAAACGTATAATTAGTAAAAAATGTAATTATTactttagtataaatgtattagtataCTTAATCAATGATTtatattagtataaatatataattattagtctaactaaaaatataattattataattattaatattaaaTATGTTATACatgtatttataatatacatatatttatttatttatttatttatttcaaggAGGGAGAGGAGTGGGCGATGGGGTAGGGGTTTACCCTCTGTCCCTCTCCGCTTTTTTTGACGGGGAGTGAAAATTACCCCCCGCCCCACCAACCCCTTACGAGCACTTGTCCCAATCGCCATCCCTATACCTAGTATGTAGATAAACACAACAAATGAAAATCCTAAACATACAACCCCATTTTAACAAACTATAACCGGATAAATTAATAGTCTAAAAAAAACTATATGGTTTTCTCATATGACACAAAGATCGGTATTAAAGAATTTTCCCTTTAAGGGAAGGGAATTTGAGCTTGACTGGACAATAGCTCGTTCAAGATTGGTTTATTAATGAAGAAAACCAAGTTAAAACTAAATCTAATATTACTTTAATCTTTAACTCATCTCGCATTcattttgtaaatcaaaaaatCTAAAGTTTACATACATGTAAATTAAATTACTTGAACTCAACCTCACTTTGATTTTTTGAAATCCCAAAGAGCTTGGCTAAAATGGTAACCAAAACCATgtacaaaagaaaaatataaaacttaTTGAGAAATTCAGACTAGACTTTGAACATATAGCATTAGTCTAATTTGAGCTTGTTGATACCCTACCTCCGAACCAACTTATCGTTTCCATTTTTTTATTAACATATCAAATAAAACTACTAAAGGAGTAAGTAAAACACATAAACTCTAAGGAGTcacaaaagagagagagagagagagagagagagagagagacattTTATAACTTTTTACCTTATGGGGAAGTAGCGTTTTTTGCTTTAATATAATACAAGAAGAAGCCTATTACAACCCCCTTCTCTGCACCACCATTACCTCAAATCAAGTCGAACAAGTTGACTTTCTTATGTACAACTTTTTCGTGGTCTCAATTTCAATATGCCGATTGTATGTGGTGGAATTTGTATCTCATTATTCTTCACCAATTACTGATTGCAAGCTTGGTTTCCTATTGAATTTATTTTAAACAATTAGTTATCTTCACTCAAGTTTTTATTCAACTCTTTCTGGTAACGTAATGAGAACGATATACCACCAAATATTTTGACTTCGGGTAAGGATCTTGtaaaaatgaagatgaaaaCAGGTGACGAGGATAGCACTTCTTGCCTACAAATTAATGTTGAGATCTGAGCGAAATTTATCTATTGCATTCTACATAATTTAAGAATTTCAtgttcacttatttatttttttgataagAGTACAAGATTATAATCAGCTCAATCCACACTGGTGGATCGAATACATAGAATTACATTTGTACAACAACAGAAATGGTCAGAATATAGTCCATAGTGAGAAAGATACTAACACATTGTTTAGGATACAAAACCCTGCCAACCAAGACCTAGATATtaaaccttttttttattttttaataaatagtCATGGATGAACTTAGAAAGAGTTGGAGGTGGTACCACTGCTTTAATGAGATAATCTCCTACATTCTTTAGAAAGTCAACTCTAGCTGATTGTTGCTTTTAAAAAACTGTAATTTAAAACATATTAATTGGTTTAATTTTGACTTCTGCATATAGTTGATTTTGGCTTTATCCTAGAAGTTGGTTTCGGAAAGCATTGTTAAACCAATTCTT
It contains:
- the LOC113750636 gene encoding uncharacterized protein LOC113750636 is translated as MAIGTSARKIWFIWRGRNKARFEGQVFSARGVIVEVGNFLHDLGRANRLDKVQFRGDQDCEWARLASGTARKRRPVVVTWAMPPARQYKLNTDASVVNGKASGGGVLRDSHGRVIFAFYKEFGDKGVLHAEALAVLEGLLIVLRRIRRLLDQVAVSFRHIFREANGVADRLAALQGCPSKVFDSPQLLPREVRGCIAMDVAQVPSFRLVLE